One window of the Dehalococcoidia bacterium genome contains the following:
- the aroQ gene encoding type II 3-dehydroquinate dehydratase translates to MRLLVVNGPNLNLLGQRQPQHYGTLTLAELEDRMRQKAHQLGVELVFFQSNHEGELVDVIQREGAQADGIIINPGALTHYSYALRDALEAVGKPTVEVHLSNIHAREWFRRRSVIADVVMGQVAGLGWRGYLAALEALVSTLRDEGRP, encoded by the coding sequence GTGCGCTTGCTGGTGGTCAACGGCCCGAACCTGAACCTGCTGGGGCAACGCCAGCCCCAGCACTACGGCACCCTCACCCTGGCCGAGCTGGAGGATCGGATGCGCCAGAAGGCCCACCAGCTAGGGGTGGAGCTGGTCTTTTTCCAGAGCAACCATGAGGGAGAACTGGTGGACGTCATCCAGAGGGAAGGAGCACAAGCCGACGGCATTATCATCAACCCCGGCGCCCTTACCCACTACTCTTACGCCTTGCGGGACGCCCTGGAAGCGGTGGGGAAGCCCACGGTAGAGGTGCACCTGTCCAACATCCACGCCCGGGAGTGGTTCCGCCGCCGCTCCGTTATCGCCGATGTGGTCATGGGCCAGGTGGCCGGCCTGGGTTGGCGCGGCTACCTGGCAGCTCTAGAGGCC
- a CDS encoding TIGR03564 family F420-dependent LLM class oxidoreductase — MRIGLFQFPSRDPWATVERIVQAEQDGFQGVWFAQVMGPEVLTILALAGPRTQQIELGTAVIPVYLRHPIFLAQQAATVNAATGGRLRLGIGPSHRMVVEEMWGLSYARAALYMREYLTVLRSLLTQGQAQFQGRFFRVNVSLQMPKDAPPVLISALGPLMLKVAGELADGTITWMTGPRALEQHVIPGIRRAAEEAGRADPRIVVGLPIALTTNKEAARERAARIFQLYGQLPSYRRMLDLEGAAAPQDVAIIGQEAEVEGALRHLASIGVTDFLASIFPGGDGPDDESTARTWDFLRSLVGRL, encoded by the coding sequence ATGCGCATCGGTCTCTTTCAGTTCCCCAGCCGTGACCCATGGGCCACGGTAGAGCGCATTGTCCAGGCGGAGCAGGATGGCTTTCAGGGGGTCTGGTTCGCTCAGGTCATGGGCCCAGAGGTCCTCACCATATTGGCCCTGGCTGGGCCTCGGACCCAGCAGATCGAGCTGGGCACGGCAGTCATCCCAGTCTACTTGCGTCATCCCATATTCCTGGCCCAGCAAGCGGCCACCGTCAACGCTGCCACCGGCGGCCGGCTGCGGCTGGGCATCGGGCCCTCCCACCGCATGGTGGTGGAGGAGATGTGGGGCTTAAGCTATGCCCGCGCCGCCCTTTACATGCGAGAATACCTGACGGTGCTACGGTCCCTCTTGACGCAAGGACAGGCCCAGTTCCAAGGCCGCTTCTTTAGAGTGAACGTCTCCTTGCAAATGCCTAAGGACGCGCCCCCAGTTCTTATCTCTGCCCTGGGCCCCCTCATGCTCAAGGTGGCAGGCGAACTGGCCGACGGCACTATCACGTGGATGACCGGCCCCCGTGCCCTGGAGCAGCACGTTATCCCGGGCATCCGCAGGGCCGCGGAGGAAGCCGGGCGTGCAGACCCGCGGATCGTAGTAGGACTGCCCATCGCCCTCACCACCAACAAGGAAGCGGCGCGGGAGAGGGCAGCCCGCATCTTCCAGCTCTACGGCCAGCTCCCTAGCTACCGCCGCATGCTGGACCTGGAGGGCGCTGCGGCGCCTCAGGACGTGGCCATAATAGGCCAAGAGGCAGAGGTGGAAGGGGCCTTACGTCACCTGGCATCCATAGGTGTGACCGACTTCCTAGCCTCTATATTCCCCGGCGGCGATGGGCCCGACGATGAGTCCACGGCCCGCACGTGGGACTTCCTGCGCTCTTTAGTGGGGCGGCTATAG
- a CDS encoding sulfite exporter TauE/SafE family protein encodes MEVKAPSPTLGLGWRALLVGLAGGFISGLAGIGGGIVLVPALVYLLGFGQHRAHVNSLAIIVLVASSALVRYGIAGQVAWALVPPMALGGAVGGFLGARLMARLSERALRLFFGLAMLAVAGVMLTR; translated from the coding sequence ATGGAGGTCAAGGCTCCCTCTCCCACCCTGGGCCTCGGCTGGCGGGCCTTATTGGTGGGGTTGGCGGGTGGCTTCATTAGCGGGCTGGCGGGCATCGGGGGTGGGATCGTCCTGGTGCCGGCCCTGGTGTACCTGCTGGGGTTTGGACAACACCGGGCTCACGTCAACTCCTTGGCCATCATCGTGTTGGTGGCCTCATCGGCCCTCGTCCGGTATGGCATCGCTGGGCAGGTGGCCTGGGCGCTGGTGCCTCCCATGGCCCTAGGCGGAGCTGTTGGGGGCTTCCTGGGGGCTCGCCTCATGGCTAGGCTCTCGGAGCGGGCTCTGCGCCTCTTCTTCGGCCTGGCCATGTTGGCCGTGGCGGGGGTTATGCTGACGAGGTGA
- a CDS encoding TSUP family transporter → MEVLIGIGAGLFSGLLGIGGGFIVVPAMALLLGVDQQTAQGTALAIIAVIALAGTLNNLRAGLVSLRGIWWVALPAMAASAAGATVANLLPEDVLRRIFGALVATVALYMLHSALSGVIYPSRGR, encoded by the coding sequence ATGGAAGTGCTCATAGGGATAGGGGCTGGCCTCTTCAGCGGGCTCTTAGGAATAGGAGGGGGATTTATCGTGGTTCCGGCCATGGCGCTGCTGTTGGGGGTCGACCAGCAGACGGCTCAGGGAACCGCCTTGGCCATCATCGCGGTCATCGCCCTGGCGGGCACTTTAAACAACCTGAGGGCCGGCCTGGTGAGCCTGCGGGGGATCTGGTGGGTGGCCCTACCGGCCATGGCCGCCTCCGCAGCTGGCGCCACGGTGGCCAATCTCCTGCCGGAAGACGTGCTTAGGCGCATCTTCGGGGCGCTGGTAGCCACAGTAGCTCTCTATATGCTCCACTCTGCCTTGAGTGGGGTTATCTATCCTTCTCGCGGACGATGA
- a CDS encoding tyrosine recombinase, translated as MDSLLDSYRQHLQGRNLSPYTIRNYLSDLSHFLQFLQEEALSLQTLSRQAFRHYLARLSQDGVAPASIARKVSTIRTFLRFLVQEGHLEHDPLSGVRGPKRPRRLPAYLSPEQVTALIEAASGASPGELRDRALLELLYACGLRVSEVTGLDVGDVDLLEGIARVRGKGGKERLVLMGRPAVQALRRYLRDGRPALLRQPYQQALFLNMRDGQRLSARSVQAIVRRYAQRAGIDRRVWPHLLRHTFATHMLDGGADLRVVQELLGHTSPTSTQIYMHVTQEHQRRRYLEAFYHQIHRPREG; from the coding sequence ATGGACTCCCTGCTGGACTCCTACCGCCAACACTTGCAGGGGCGAAACCTCTCCCCCTATACCATCCGCAACTACCTCTCCGACCTCTCCCACTTCCTCCAGTTCCTACAGGAGGAAGCCCTCTCCCTGCAGACCCTCTCCCGCCAGGCCTTTCGCCATTACCTAGCACGGCTCTCACAAGACGGGGTGGCCCCAGCCAGCATCGCGCGCAAGGTGAGCACCATTCGCACTTTCCTGCGCTTCCTGGTGCAGGAAGGGCACCTGGAGCACGACCCCCTCTCAGGCGTGCGCGGACCCAAGAGGCCCCGACGCCTCCCAGCCTATCTCTCGCCGGAGCAGGTGACCGCCCTCATCGAAGCCGCCTCCGGCGCAAGCCCCGGTGAGCTGCGCGACCGCGCCCTCCTGGAGCTTCTCTACGCCTGCGGCCTTCGGGTGAGCGAGGTTACCGGACTGGACGTGGGCGATGTAGACCTTTTAGAGGGGATAGCCCGCGTGCGGGGCAAAGGCGGCAAGGAGAGGCTCGTCCTTATGGGGCGGCCAGCGGTGCAAGCCCTCCGCCGCTACTTGAGGGATGGGCGCCCGGCCCTCCTGCGCCAGCCCTACCAGCAGGCCCTGTTTCTCAACATGAGGGATGGACAACGCCTCTCTGCCCGCTCCGTCCAAGCCATCGTCCGCCGTTACGCCCAAAGGGCAGGCATCGACCGTCGCGTCTGGCCCCACCTGCTGCGCCACACCTTTGCCACCCACATGCTGGACGGAGGGGCCGACCTGCGGGTGGTTCAGGAGCTGTTGGGGCATACCAGCCCCACCAGCACCCAGATCTACATGCACGTCACCCAGGAACACCAGCGGCGTCGCTACCTGGAGGCCTTCTACCACCAGATTCATCGTCCGCGAGAAGGATAG
- the topA gene encoding type I DNA topoisomerase, producing the protein MCALPTRPDGQSKADGDGHDLVVVESPAKARTLANILGRGYEVLPSLGHVRDLPKRGLGVDVGKGFLPTYVLIKEKEKALRRIKEAAQRARTIYLATDPDREGEAIAWHLLQAADLARRPYKRVVFHEITSQAIQDAFRHPRDIDMHLVEAQQARRILDRLLGYLLSPFLWRKVRGGLSAGRVQSVALRLLVEREREIQGFSPQEYWTIDAILAKDDASFRARLVGYIDDKGKLEIPNEAEAQRLVSLLSSATYLVTKFDKRVQPRRPPPPFITSTLQQEAARRLGFSAQKTMAIAQQLYEGIPLGDQGEIGLITYMRTDSTHLAQVAVEEARRFILQRFGKEFLPTSPRQYKTKVKNAQEAHEAIRPTSIFREPESIRPYLTDDQFQLYRLIWQRTVACQMADARSEVRSADIAAEAPGERGLLLRASSSVLVFPGYRQLYSEGSDEEEEDEESLELPPLAPGDVLALLGLEPRQHFTEPPRRYTEAALIKALEEKGIGRPSTYATIIATLLERGYVVREGRYLRPTELGMVVADMLVQYFPQFVDVEFTAEMEDRLDEIARGERPWQPVVQGFYVPLQAALQRAEAAPKAMQVTDESCPQCGSALVVRWGRRGRFLSCSTFPQCRFSRPIEGEERPLSDYRCPECDSPMVVREGRYGRFLACSRFPQCRGRRPLGTGASCPKCGGELVERRDQRRRPFYGCSRYPECDYTVRHRPLPEPCPACGGLLLAHGSQGARCTQCHWQGEPQALAEPTS; encoded by the coding sequence ATGTGCGCGCTCCCCACGCGCCCTGACGGCCAAAGCAAGGCCGACGGCGATGGGCACGACCTCGTGGTGGTGGAGTCCCCGGCCAAGGCCCGCACCCTTGCCAACATCTTGGGGCGGGGTTACGAGGTCTTACCCTCTCTCGGCCATGTGCGCGACCTCCCCAAGCGCGGCCTAGGCGTGGATGTGGGGAAAGGCTTCCTGCCCACCTACGTCCTCATCAAGGAGAAGGAGAAAGCCCTCCGCCGCATAAAGGAGGCCGCCCAACGGGCCCGCACCATCTACCTGGCTACGGACCCCGACCGCGAGGGGGAGGCCATCGCTTGGCACCTTTTGCAAGCCGCCGACCTAGCCCGGCGGCCATATAAGAGGGTGGTCTTCCACGAGATCACCTCCCAGGCCATCCAGGACGCCTTTCGTCACCCGCGGGACATCGATATGCACCTGGTGGAGGCCCAGCAGGCGCGCCGCATCCTCGACCGTCTGCTGGGCTACCTTCTGAGCCCCTTCCTATGGCGGAAGGTGCGGGGCGGTCTGTCCGCCGGGAGGGTGCAATCGGTAGCCCTCCGCCTTTTGGTGGAGAGGGAGCGGGAGATCCAGGGCTTCTCCCCCCAAGAATACTGGACCATCGACGCTATCCTGGCCAAGGACGATGCCTCCTTCCGTGCCCGCCTGGTTGGGTACATCGACGACAAGGGCAAGCTAGAGATCCCCAATGAGGCGGAGGCCCAGCGCCTGGTGTCGCTCCTGTCCTCCGCCACCTACCTGGTGACCAAATTTGACAAACGGGTGCAGCCCCGCCGGCCCCCTCCACCCTTCATCACCAGCACCCTTCAGCAGGAGGCAGCCCGTCGGCTGGGGTTCAGTGCCCAGAAGACCATGGCCATCGCCCAGCAACTATATGAAGGGATCCCTCTAGGCGACCAAGGCGAGATAGGCCTCATCACCTACATGCGCACCGACTCCACCCACCTGGCCCAGGTGGCCGTAGAGGAGGCCCGCCGCTTCATTCTCCAGCGGTTCGGTAAGGAGTTCCTACCGACAAGCCCTCGCCAGTATAAGACCAAGGTCAAGAACGCCCAGGAGGCCCATGAGGCCATAAGGCCCACATCCATCTTCCGCGAACCTGAATCCATCCGCCCCTACCTGACCGATGACCAGTTCCAGCTCTATCGCCTTATCTGGCAGCGGACAGTGGCCTGCCAGATGGCCGACGCCCGCAGCGAGGTGCGGTCAGCGGACATCGCAGCCGAGGCACCAGGCGAGAGGGGGTTGCTACTGAGGGCCTCCAGCTCCGTCCTCGTCTTCCCGGGCTATCGCCAGCTTTACAGCGAGGGCTCTGATGAGGAGGAAGAGGATGAAGAGAGCCTGGAGCTGCCCCCACTGGCCCCAGGCGACGTGCTGGCGTTGCTGGGCCTCGAGCCTCGTCAGCATTTCACCGAGCCCCCGCGTCGTTATACCGAGGCAGCGCTAATCAAGGCCTTGGAGGAGAAGGGGATCGGTCGCCCCAGCACCTATGCCACCATTATCGCCACCCTGCTGGAGAGGGGCTATGTCGTTCGCGAGGGCCGCTACTTGCGCCCCACGGAGCTGGGCATGGTGGTGGCCGACATGCTGGTGCAATACTTTCCCCAGTTCGTGGACGTGGAGTTTACCGCCGAGATGGAGGATCGGCTGGATGAGATCGCCCGCGGCGAGCGGCCGTGGCAGCCGGTGGTGCAAGGCTTCTATGTGCCCCTGCAGGCGGCATTGCAACGGGCGGAGGCAGCGCCCAAGGCCATGCAGGTCACCGACGAGAGCTGCCCTCAATGCGGGAGTGCCTTAGTGGTGCGCTGGGGGCGGCGAGGCCGCTTCCTCTCCTGCTCCACCTTCCCGCAGTGCCGCTTCTCCCGCCCCATAGAAGGGGAGGAGAGGCCCTTATCCGACTACCGTTGCCCCGAGTGTGACTCCCCCATGGTGGTCAGGGAAGGGCGTTACGGCCGCTTCCTGGCCTGCTCCCGCTTCCCCCAATGCCGGGGTCGCCGCCCCCTGGGTACCGGCGCCTCCTGCCCTAAGTGTGGTGGGGAGCTGGTGGAGCGGCGCGACCAGCGTCGCCGTCCCTTCTACGGCTGCTCCCGTTATCCAGAATGCGATTACACCGTGAGACACCGCCCCCTGCCCGAGCCTTGCCCCGCCTGTGGTGGGCTCCTCCTGGCCCATGGCAGCCAGGGGGCCCGCTGCACCCAGTGCCACTGGCAGGGGGAGCCCCAGGCCCTCGCCGAACCCACCTCCTGA
- the dprA gene encoding DNA-processing protein DprA, with protein sequence MEETSFWVAFSRIPGIGRARIQMLEGYFGSLAQAWRADASELRAAGLDARTVAQVMQKRPTISPEREMERLTRLGVTALTWRHPDYPPLLREISDPPPVLYVRGHPAALKGVAVAVVGTRRPTAYGRQVATQLSLALAQAGITVVSGLARGIDAAAHTAALEAGGTTVAVLACGLDLVYPPEHVDLARRILERGALVSDYPLGTQPRSEYFFRRNRIMSGLSLGVLVVEGDIDSGALITAKWAVEQGRDVFAVPGPIYSPQSRGPHWLIQQGAKLVQQAEDILEELNVSAVTALQAPLRQGPRPQPPLEGVEGQLLQLLTHEPRHVDEVCHLSGLPVATVSSTLAILELKGLVQQVGAMTYVRAPHAP encoded by the coding sequence ATGGAGGAGACATCTTTCTGGGTAGCCTTCAGCCGCATCCCGGGCATCGGCCGCGCCCGTATCCAGATGCTCGAGGGATACTTCGGCAGCCTCGCCCAGGCATGGCGGGCCGATGCCAGCGAGCTGCGGGCAGCGGGGCTGGATGCCCGCACCGTGGCCCAAGTGATGCAAAAGCGCCCTACCATCTCTCCCGAGAGGGAGATGGAGAGGCTGACTCGCTTGGGCGTCACCGCCCTCACCTGGCGCCACCCCGACTACCCGCCCCTACTGCGGGAGATAAGCGACCCTCCGCCCGTCCTCTACGTGCGTGGCCATCCCGCCGCTCTCAAAGGGGTGGCGGTGGCTGTGGTGGGGACGCGACGCCCCACGGCTTATGGCCGCCAGGTGGCCACCCAGCTATCCCTTGCTCTGGCGCAGGCCGGCATAACAGTCGTCAGCGGCCTGGCCCGAGGCATCGATGCAGCCGCCCACACCGCTGCCCTAGAGGCCGGTGGCACTACGGTGGCTGTCTTGGCCTGTGGCCTGGACCTGGTATACCCCCCAGAACATGTGGACCTGGCCCGGCGCATCTTGGAAAGAGGGGCCCTGGTGAGCGATTACCCTCTGGGCACCCAGCCCCGCAGCGAGTACTTCTTCCGGCGCAACCGCATCATGTCCGGCCTCAGCCTGGGGGTGTTGGTGGTGGAAGGCGATATCGATAGCGGCGCCCTCATCACCGCCAAATGGGCGGTGGAACAGGGCCGGGACGTCTTCGCTGTCCCTGGCCCCATTTACTCTCCCCAGAGCCGGGGACCCCACTGGCTCATACAACAGGGGGCCAAGCTAGTGCAACAGGCCGAGGACATCCTGGAGGAGCTCAATGTGAGTGCCGTCACCGCCCTTCAGGCCCCTCTCCGCCAGGGGCCGCGCCCACAGCCCCCCTTAGAGGGGGTGGAAGGCCAGCTATTACAGCTCCTGACTCATGAGCCCCGCCATGTGGACGAGGTGTGCCACCTCTCCGGGTTGCCCGTAGCAACCGTTAGCAGCACATTGGCTATCCTAGAATTGAAAGGCCTGGTGCAACAGGTAGGTGCTATGACCTATGTGCGCGCTCCCCACGCGCCCTGA